One Vitis vinifera cultivar Pinot Noir 40024 chromosome 8, ASM3070453v1 genomic window carries:
- the LOC100256364 gene encoding uncharacterized protein LOC100256364 isoform X2 → MESCCELCVDAPLTQSFFTYLSLALVYGSILLYRRQKLRISWYWYLFLGFVDVQGNYLVNKAYQYSSITSVTLLDCWTIPWVIILTWIFLGTRYSLWQFFGAALCIVGLGLVLLSDAGVGGGDGSRPLLGDILVIAGTLFFALSNVGEEFCVKKKDRVEVVTMIGIFGLLVSVCEISIMELKSLESVEWSTDIILGFVGYAVSTFLFYTIVPFLLQISGATWFNLSLLTSDMWAVVIRIFFYHQKVDWLYYISFAMVAVGLVIYSKTEKDPIPLPTLGDGNHNAEYQVLDEENTESRNETPAS, encoded by the exons ATGGAATCTTGCTGCGAACTTT GTGTGGATGCGCCTCTTACACAGAGTTTCTTCACTTATTTGTCTTtagctttggtttatgggagTATCTTGTTGTATAGGCGTCAGAAACTTCGG ATTTCCTGGTACTGGTATCTCTTCTTGGGCTTTGTCGATGTTCAAGGGAATTATCTGG TCAATAAAGCCTATCAGTATTCATCGATTACTAGTGTGACATTATTGGACTGTTGGACCATACCATGGGTCATTATTCTCACATGGATCTTTCTAGGCACTCGATATTCCTTATGGCAGTTCTTTGGTGCAGCTCTCTGTATTGTAGGCCTTGGTTTAGTCCTTCTCTCTGATGCTGGGGTGGGCGGTGGAG ATGGTTCAAGACCTCTTCTCGGTGACATACTTGTCATTGCAGGGACACTTTTCTTTGCCTTGAGCAATGTTGGTGAG GAATTTTGTGTCAAGAAGAAAGATCGTGTTGAGGTAGTAACAATGATTGGTATTTTTGGATTGCTAGTGAGTGTATGCGAGAT atCCATAATGGAGTTAAAGAGTCTGGAATCGGTGGAGTGGTCTACTGATATT atattAGGCTTTGTTGGTTATGCCGTGTCAACCTTTCTGTTCTATACCATTGTTCCCTTTCTTCTGCAG ATCAGTGGAGCCACATGGTTCAACCTTTCCCTTCTCACATCTGATATGTGGGCAGTGGTGATTCGCATCTTTTTCTACCACCAGAAG GTTGATTGGTTATACTATATTTCTTTTGCAATGGTTGCTGTTGGACTCGTCATTTATTCAAAAAC TGAAAAGGACCCCATTCCCCTACCAACTCTTGGGGATGGAAACCACAATGCAGAATATCAAGTGCTAGATGAAGAGAATACAGAATCTAGGAATGAAACTCCTGCTTCATGA
- the LOC100256364 gene encoding uncharacterized protein LOC100256364 isoform X3, with protein MSSWWRSHGILLRTLYVLFLGQVVSFVLAVASFSSSFIADLVNKAYQYSSITSVTLLDCWTIPWVIILTWIFLGTRYSLWQFFGAALCIVGLGLVLLSDAGVGGGDGSRPLLGDILVIAGTLFFALSNVGEEFCVKKKDRVEVVTMIGIFGLLVSVCEISIMELKSLESVEWSTDIILGFVGYAVSTFLFYTIVPFLLQISGATWFNLSLLTSDMWAVVIRIFFYHQKVDWLYYISFAMVAVGLVIYSKTEKDPIPLPTLGDGNHNAEYQVLDEENTESRNETPAS; from the exons ATGAGCAGCTGGTGGAGAAGCCATGGAATCTTGCTGCGAACTTTGTATGTATTGTTTCTGGGTCAGGTCGTTTCTTTTGTACTTGCAGTCGCCAGCTTCTCTTCGTCTTTTATAGCCGATCTTG TCAATAAAGCCTATCAGTATTCATCGATTACTAGTGTGACATTATTGGACTGTTGGACCATACCATGGGTCATTATTCTCACATGGATCTTTCTAGGCACTCGATATTCCTTATGGCAGTTCTTTGGTGCAGCTCTCTGTATTGTAGGCCTTGGTTTAGTCCTTCTCTCTGATGCTGGGGTGGGCGGTGGAG ATGGTTCAAGACCTCTTCTCGGTGACATACTTGTCATTGCAGGGACACTTTTCTTTGCCTTGAGCAATGTTGGTGAG GAATTTTGTGTCAAGAAGAAAGATCGTGTTGAGGTAGTAACAATGATTGGTATTTTTGGATTGCTAGTGAGTGTATGCGAGAT atCCATAATGGAGTTAAAGAGTCTGGAATCGGTGGAGTGGTCTACTGATATT atattAGGCTTTGTTGGTTATGCCGTGTCAACCTTTCTGTTCTATACCATTGTTCCCTTTCTTCTGCAG ATCAGTGGAGCCACATGGTTCAACCTTTCCCTTCTCACATCTGATATGTGGGCAGTGGTGATTCGCATCTTTTTCTACCACCAGAAG GTTGATTGGTTATACTATATTTCTTTTGCAATGGTTGCTGTTGGACTCGTCATTTATTCAAAAAC TGAAAAGGACCCCATTCCCCTACCAACTCTTGGGGATGGAAACCACAATGCAGAATATCAAGTGCTAGATGAAGAGAATACAGAATCTAGGAATGAAACTCCTGCTTCATGA
- the LOC100256364 gene encoding uncharacterized protein LOC100256364 isoform X1, translated as MSSWWRSHGILLRTLYVLFLGQVVSFVLAVASFSSSFIADLGVDAPLTQSFFTYLSLALVYGSILLYRRQKLRISWYWYLFLGFVDVQGNYLVNKAYQYSSITSVTLLDCWTIPWVIILTWIFLGTRYSLWQFFGAALCIVGLGLVLLSDAGVGGGDGSRPLLGDILVIAGTLFFALSNVGEEFCVKKKDRVEVVTMIGIFGLLVSVCEISIMELKSLESVEWSTDIILGFVGYAVSTFLFYTIVPFLLQISGATWFNLSLLTSDMWAVVIRIFFYHQKVDWLYYISFAMVAVGLVIYSKTEKDPIPLPTLGDGNHNAEYQVLDEENTESRNETPAS; from the exons ATGAGCAGCTGGTGGAGAAGCCATGGAATCTTGCTGCGAACTTTGTATGTATTGTTTCTGGGTCAGGTCGTTTCTTTTGTACTTGCAGTCGCCAGCTTCTCTTCGTCTTTTATAGCCGATCTTG GTGTGGATGCGCCTCTTACACAGAGTTTCTTCACTTATTTGTCTTtagctttggtttatgggagTATCTTGTTGTATAGGCGTCAGAAACTTCGG ATTTCCTGGTACTGGTATCTCTTCTTGGGCTTTGTCGATGTTCAAGGGAATTATCTGG TCAATAAAGCCTATCAGTATTCATCGATTACTAGTGTGACATTATTGGACTGTTGGACCATACCATGGGTCATTATTCTCACATGGATCTTTCTAGGCACTCGATATTCCTTATGGCAGTTCTTTGGTGCAGCTCTCTGTATTGTAGGCCTTGGTTTAGTCCTTCTCTCTGATGCTGGGGTGGGCGGTGGAG ATGGTTCAAGACCTCTTCTCGGTGACATACTTGTCATTGCAGGGACACTTTTCTTTGCCTTGAGCAATGTTGGTGAG GAATTTTGTGTCAAGAAGAAAGATCGTGTTGAGGTAGTAACAATGATTGGTATTTTTGGATTGCTAGTGAGTGTATGCGAGAT atCCATAATGGAGTTAAAGAGTCTGGAATCGGTGGAGTGGTCTACTGATATT atattAGGCTTTGTTGGTTATGCCGTGTCAACCTTTCTGTTCTATACCATTGTTCCCTTTCTTCTGCAG ATCAGTGGAGCCACATGGTTCAACCTTTCCCTTCTCACATCTGATATGTGGGCAGTGGTGATTCGCATCTTTTTCTACCACCAGAAG GTTGATTGGTTATACTATATTTCTTTTGCAATGGTTGCTGTTGGACTCGTCATTTATTCAAAAAC TGAAAAGGACCCCATTCCCCTACCAACTCTTGGGGATGGAAACCACAATGCAGAATATCAAGTGCTAGATGAAGAGAATACAGAATCTAGGAATGAAACTCCTGCTTCATGA